From Chryseobacterium sp. IHB B 17019, one genomic window encodes:
- a CDS encoding NUDIX hydrolase → MQDIKVAVDAVIFGYFDKKDLQILLIKRNIEPFKGGWALPGGLVLDDENLDDAVKRELHEEAGIKPDFLEQLYTFGNVGRDPRNRVVSVAYLGLVNPSYHELFADSDADDAQWFSVNSLPSLAFDHQSIIDIALKRLRTKIQYQPIGFNLLNEEFPFSDLENLYKTIIGQEIDRRNFRKKIMSYGLLNETNNVKKEGSGRPGKLFTFNQEKYKELEEQGFYFEIK, encoded by the coding sequence ATACAGGATATAAAAGTTGCTGTAGACGCAGTTATTTTCGGTTATTTTGATAAAAAAGATCTGCAAATCCTTTTGATTAAGAGAAATATTGAACCTTTCAAGGGAGGTTGGGCTCTTCCGGGCGGACTTGTTTTGGATGATGAGAATCTGGACGATGCCGTAAAAAGGGAATTGCATGAAGAGGCAGGCATAAAGCCGGATTTTTTGGAGCAGCTTTACACTTTTGGTAATGTTGGTCGTGATCCGAGGAATAGGGTGGTTTCTGTGGCTTATTTAGGGCTTGTGAATCCATCTTATCATGAACTTTTTGCAGATTCTGATGCCGATGATGCACAATGGTTCAGTGTCAATAGCCTTCCAAGCCTGGCTTTCGATCACCAAAGCATAATTGATATTGCCTTAAAAAGACTTCGTACAAAAATTCAATATCAACCAATCGGGTTTAATCTTCTCAATGAAGAATTTCCTTTTTCAGACCTTGAAAACCTTTATAAAACAATCATCGGGCAAGAAATTGACCGTCGGAATTTCCGCAAAAAAATAATGAGCTACGGACTCCTAAATGAAACTAATAACGTTAAAAAAGAAGGCAGCGGCAGACCGGGAAAATTGTTCACTTTTAATCAGGAGAAATATAAAGAGCTTGAAGAACAAGGATTTTATTTTGAAATTAAATAA